The nucleotide sequence TTGGTTTGGTGGTCGCTACGCAAATTGCCAGATATGTGGGGCCAGATAATCCTCTTCCTGGTTGGCATTCACCTACCCAGGCCTGGGCGCAGACACAAGGTCAGTTAGCTTGGTACAAGGCTATGGAAGATGCTGGGGAGATGGTTCAAGTGAAAGATTTGTCAGGACTGGATTCACATGTTAAATTATGGTCCAATGATGCTCCAAATGCCAAAAAGCCTGTGGGGTATATTTTGTCTTTGGAAGGAGCGGACTCCATAGTTGATTTGAGTTATTTGGAAAGAGCATATGATAATGGGCTCCGAGCGCTTGGTCCGGCCCATTACGGACCGGGTAGATATGCCCAAGGAACAGATGCTAGTGGTTTTATGGGAAAGAAGGGGCAAGCATTGTTAAAAGAGATGGGCAGATTGGGGATTATCTTAGATGCTACTCATTTATGTGATGATAGTTTTTGGGAAGCAATGGACCACTATCATGGCCCTGTCTGGGCAAGTCATAATAATTGCAGGGCATTGGTGGATCATAATCGCCAGTTCAGTGATGATCAGATCAAAGCTTTAATAGAGAGGGGAGCGGTAATTGGCGGCGCTCTGGATGCCTGGATGATGGTGCCTGGATGGGTGAGGGGTGTATCTACTCCATTAGGCACTGATTGTAATTTATGGAAGATGCTGGATCATCTGGATCATATTTGTCAGCTGGCAGGAAATGCGGACCATATTGGTATTGGCACTGATCTCGATGGTGCTTTTGGGAGGGAGCAATGTCCTTATGATTTAGAAACCATTGCAGATTTGCAGAAGTTACCTGATATGCTTGCCAAACGAGGTTATACGGCGGTAGATATAGAAAAAGTGATGCATGGTAATTGGCTACGGTTTTTAAGAAATGCATGGTCATAATATGCTAAAGGGCTTATGGTTGCTGTAATAATTCGTTAACTTATTGAAATACAGTGTTTATTTCTTCCTGAGATCCCTCTTTTTACTGCTAATTTTTTTATGGGTTACTGTTTCTAGTTATAAAATTTACGTACCTTTGCAGTCCGTTCGGGTGAACGGTTCCTGATTTTCTTTTTTGGATTTGGGAATTTTACAACTAAAAACCTCAGCCTGAAGACTCTAGGGCTGTTGAAAATCAGAGTCGTTTACTAATATGTCTAATAACGAAGATTTTAACTGGGAAAAGTTCGAAACTAAAGGTTTTGGAGAAGGCTACACTTCTGCTGAGAGAGCGGAAATGGAAAAGCTTTATGACCAAACTTTGACTGAGATCAGTGAGAAGGAAGTAATCAAAGGTACTGTAGTAGGTATCAATGATAAGGATGTTATCATCAACATCGGTTTCAAATCTGATGGTTTGGTGCCAAGAACTGAATTCCGTGACCTTCCTGATCTCAAAATCGGTGACGAAGTAGAACTTTTCATTGAAGAGCAAGAAAATGCTTTGGGTCAGTTGGTACTTTCTAGAAAGAAAGCCAAAATGGTTCGTGCATGGCAAGACATCGAAGATGCGCTTGAGAACGACAATGTGATCGAAGGTCTTGTGAAGAGAAGAACCAAAGGTGGTTTGATCGTAGATATCTACGGTGTAGAAGCCTTCTTGCCAGGTTCTCAAATTGATGTGAAGCCTATCAGAGACTTTGATGTTTATGTAGGTAAGAAAATGGAAGTGAAAGTGGTTAAGATCAACCACGCTAACGATAACGTAGTTGTTTCTCACAAAGTATTGATCGAAAAAGATCTAGAGAAGCAAAAAGCAGAAATCCTAAACAACCTAGAGAAAGGTCAGGTATTGGAAGGTGTGATCAAGAACATGACCAACTTCGGTGTATTCATCGACTTGGGTGGTGTGGATGGTCTACTTCACATTACGGATATCTCTTGGGGAAGAATCAACCATCCAGAAGAAGTACTTAACCTTGATGACAAAGTTCAGATTGTGGTACTTGACTTTGATGATGATAAGAAACGTATCTCTTTGGGTATGAAGCAGCTTACTGCTCATCCTTGGGATTCTCTTTCTGCTGAATTGGAAGTTGGTTCTAAAGTAAAAGGTAAGATCGTTAACGTTGC is from Echinicola marina and encodes:
- a CDS encoding dipeptidase, giving the protein MFTIDAHLDLSMNALEWNRDLTQSVEAINRRECGLDDKPDRGKATVSLPALREGNVGLVVATQIARYVGPDNPLPGWHSPTQAWAQTQGQLAWYKAMEDAGEMVQVKDLSGLDSHVKLWSNDAPNAKKPVGYILSLEGADSIVDLSYLERAYDNGLRALGPAHYGPGRYAQGTDASGFMGKKGQALLKEMGRLGIILDATHLCDDSFWEAMDHYHGPVWASHNNCRALVDHNRQFSDDQIKALIERGAVIGGALDAWMMVPGWVRGVSTPLGTDCNLWKMLDHLDHICQLAGNADHIGIGTDLDGAFGREQCPYDLETIADLQKLPDMLAKRGYTAVDIEKVMHGNWLRFLRNAWS
- the rpsA gene encoding 30S ribosomal protein S1, encoding MSNNEDFNWEKFETKGFGEGYTSAERAEMEKLYDQTLTEISEKEVIKGTVVGINDKDVIINIGFKSDGLVPRTEFRDLPDLKIGDEVELFIEEQENALGQLVLSRKKAKMVRAWQDIEDALENDNVIEGLVKRRTKGGLIVDIYGVEAFLPGSQIDVKPIRDFDVYVGKKMEVKVVKINHANDNVVVSHKVLIEKDLEKQKAEILNNLEKGQVLEGVIKNMTNFGVFIDLGGVDGLLHITDISWGRINHPEEVLNLDDKVQIVVLDFDDDKKRISLGMKQLTAHPWDSLSAELEVGSKVKGKIVNVADYGAFLELAPGVEGLIHVSEMSWSQHLRNPADFVKVGDEIEAVVLTLDKDDRKMSLGIKQLTEDPWTKQDMVTKYAVGTKHKGVVRNLTNFGLFLELEEGIDGLVHVSDLSWTKKIKHPSEYVKVGDELEVIVLELDVDNRRLALGHKQLEENPWDTFEGIFPVGSVHKCTVVSKNDKGAVLELPYGLEGFATIKNLEKEDGSQVEVGESLDFRVTEFSKDDKRIVLSHTATFKEEAIPAAKPAKKAAPKKKAAGTEPQEKSTLGDLDALSALKEKMEGGDKK